A genomic stretch from Lepisosteus oculatus isolate fLepOcu1 chromosome 7, fLepOcu1.hap2, whole genome shotgun sequence includes:
- the parvb gene encoding beta-parvin isoform X3 encodes MSTAPIRSPTAQSGRMKKDESFLGKLGGSLVRKKKAREVSDLQEEGKNAINSPLQPFSTDLHPEDTLLEENAERTMLDPSSREDGKFKELMKVLIDWINNELEEERIIVKDLEEDVYDGQVLQKLFEKLSGRKLNVAEVTQSEIGQKQKLQTVLEAVNELLLPHGWAIEWSVDSVHAKNLVAIVYLLVALAMHFQAPIRLPEHVSVQVVIVKKREGMLQASHVTKELTTTTEMMMGRFERDAFDTLLDHAPDKLNVVKKSLITFVNKHLNKLNLEVTELETQFADGVYLVLLMGLLENYFVPLYNFFLTPENFDQKVHNVAFAFELMQDGGLKKPKARPEDVVNLNLKSTLRVLYNLFTNYKNVE; translated from the exons ATGTCTACGGCTCCGATCAGATCCCCCACGGCGCAGTCCGGCAGGATGAAAAAGGACGAGTcctttctgggaaaactgggagGCTCTCTCGTCCGGAAGAAAAAAGCCCGAGAAG TGAGTGACCTGCAGGAAGAAGGAAAGAATGCCATCAACTCTCCCCTCCAGCCCTTCAGCACAGACCTCCACCCTGAGGACACCCTGCTTG AGGAAAATGCTGAGAGAACTATGCTGGACCCCAGTTCCAGGGAAGATGGCAAATTTAAAGAATTAATGAAG GTCCTGATTGACTGGATTAACAAtgagctggaggaggagagaaTCATTGTGAAGGACCTTGAGGAGGATGTGTACGATGGCCAGGTGCTGCAGAAGTTATTTG AGAAGCTGTCGGGCCGCAAGTTGAACGTGGCGGAGGTGACGCAGTCGGAGATCGGGCAGAAGCAGAAGCTGCAGACGGTGTTGGAGGCAGTGAATGAGCTCCTGCTGCCTCATGGCTGGGCCATTGAATGGAGTGTGGACT CTGTCCATGCCAAGAATCTGGTGGCCATCGTCTACCTTCTGGTTGCCCTGGCGATGCATTTCCAGGCCCCGATCCGCCTCCCGGAACATGTGTCTGTGCAGGTGGTCATCGTCAAG aaaagagaaggcATGCTTCAGGCATCACATGTGACAAAGGAGCTTACCACCACCACAGA aaTGATGATGGGAAGATTTG aaAGAGATGCCTTTGATACCCTCCTGGATCATGCACCCGACAAACTTAATGTTGTTAAAAAG TCTCTCATTACCTTCGTGAACAAACACCTTAATAAGCTAAACCTGGAGGTGACTGAACTGGAAACTCAG TTTGCAGATGGTGTGTATTTAGTGCTGCTGATGGGACTGTTGGAGAACTACTTTGTTCCTCTCTACAACTTTTTTCTCACCCCTGAGAACTTTGATCAGAAG GTTCATAATGTGGCCTTTGCCTTTGAGCTCATGCAGGATGGGGGACTGAAGAAACCGAAAGCTCGCCCAGAAG ATGTTGTCAACTTGAATCTGAAGTCCACCCTGAGGGTGCTGTACAACTTGTTCACGAATTACAAGAACGTGGAGTGA
- the parvb gene encoding beta-parvin isoform X2, producing the protein MAGLLCGTKRKKQVSDLQEEGKNAINSPLQPFSTDLHPEDTLLEENAERTMLDPSSREDGKFKELMKVLIDWINNELEEERIIVKDLEEDVYDGQVLQKLFEKLSGRKLNVAEVTQSEIGQKQKLQTVLEAVNELLLPHGWAIEWSVDSVHAKNLVAIVYLLVALAMHFQAPIRLPEHVSVQVVIVKKREGMLQASHVTKELTTTTEMMMGRFERDAFDTLLDHAPDKLNVVKKSLITFVNKHLNKLNLEVTELETQFADGVYLVLLMGLLENYFVPLYNFFLTPENFDQKVHNVAFAFELMQDGGLKKPKARPEDVVNLNLKSTLRVLYNLFTNYKNVE; encoded by the exons ATGGCTGGCCTGCTGTGTGGGACCAAACGGAAGAAGCAAG TGAGTGACCTGCAGGAAGAAGGAAAGAATGCCATCAACTCTCCCCTCCAGCCCTTCAGCACAGACCTCCACCCTGAGGACACCCTGCTTG AGGAAAATGCTGAGAGAACTATGCTGGACCCCAGTTCCAGGGAAGATGGCAAATTTAAAGAATTAATGAAG GTCCTGATTGACTGGATTAACAAtgagctggaggaggagagaaTCATTGTGAAGGACCTTGAGGAGGATGTGTACGATGGCCAGGTGCTGCAGAAGTTATTTG AGAAGCTGTCGGGCCGCAAGTTGAACGTGGCGGAGGTGACGCAGTCGGAGATCGGGCAGAAGCAGAAGCTGCAGACGGTGTTGGAGGCAGTGAATGAGCTCCTGCTGCCTCATGGCTGGGCCATTGAATGGAGTGTGGACT CTGTCCATGCCAAGAATCTGGTGGCCATCGTCTACCTTCTGGTTGCCCTGGCGATGCATTTCCAGGCCCCGATCCGCCTCCCGGAACATGTGTCTGTGCAGGTGGTCATCGTCAAG aaaagagaaggcATGCTTCAGGCATCACATGTGACAAAGGAGCTTACCACCACCACAGA aaTGATGATGGGAAGATTTG aaAGAGATGCCTTTGATACCCTCCTGGATCATGCACCCGACAAACTTAATGTTGTTAAAAAG TCTCTCATTACCTTCGTGAACAAACACCTTAATAAGCTAAACCTGGAGGTGACTGAACTGGAAACTCAG TTTGCAGATGGTGTGTATTTAGTGCTGCTGATGGGACTGTTGGAGAACTACTTTGTTCCTCTCTACAACTTTTTTCTCACCCCTGAGAACTTTGATCAGAAG GTTCATAATGTGGCCTTTGCCTTTGAGCTCATGCAGGATGGGGGACTGAAGAAACCGAAAGCTCGCCCAGAAG ATGTTGTCAACTTGAATCTGAAGTCCACCCTGAGGGTGCTGTACAACTTGTTCACGAATTACAAGAACGTGGAGTGA
- the parvb gene encoding beta-parvin isoform X1: MTAVIQNCKSLVRKAGGTALFSVCKSCSPVSLPFWSIPETSASSVRRVIKDFLKMSDLQEEGKNAINSPLQPFSTDLHPEDTLLEENAERTMLDPSSREDGKFKELMKVLIDWINNELEEERIIVKDLEEDVYDGQVLQKLFEKLSGRKLNVAEVTQSEIGQKQKLQTVLEAVNELLLPHGWAIEWSVDSVHAKNLVAIVYLLVALAMHFQAPIRLPEHVSVQVVIVKKREGMLQASHVTKELTTTTEMMMGRFERDAFDTLLDHAPDKLNVVKKSLITFVNKHLNKLNLEVTELETQFADGVYLVLLMGLLENYFVPLYNFFLTPENFDQKVHNVAFAFELMQDGGLKKPKARPEDVVNLNLKSTLRVLYNLFTNYKNVE; the protein is encoded by the exons ATGACAGCAGTTATTCAGAACTGCAAGTCATTGGTGCGAAAAGCAGGGGGAACGGCACTGTTCTCAGTCTGCAAGAGCTGCTCTCCAGTTTCACTGCCTTTTTGGAGTATACCTGAAACATCTGCCTCCTCAGTAAGAAGGGTAATCAAGGACTTCCTGAAAA TGAGTGACCTGCAGGAAGAAGGAAAGAATGCCATCAACTCTCCCCTCCAGCCCTTCAGCACAGACCTCCACCCTGAGGACACCCTGCTTG AGGAAAATGCTGAGAGAACTATGCTGGACCCCAGTTCCAGGGAAGATGGCAAATTTAAAGAATTAATGAAG GTCCTGATTGACTGGATTAACAAtgagctggaggaggagagaaTCATTGTGAAGGACCTTGAGGAGGATGTGTACGATGGCCAGGTGCTGCAGAAGTTATTTG AGAAGCTGTCGGGCCGCAAGTTGAACGTGGCGGAGGTGACGCAGTCGGAGATCGGGCAGAAGCAGAAGCTGCAGACGGTGTTGGAGGCAGTGAATGAGCTCCTGCTGCCTCATGGCTGGGCCATTGAATGGAGTGTGGACT CTGTCCATGCCAAGAATCTGGTGGCCATCGTCTACCTTCTGGTTGCCCTGGCGATGCATTTCCAGGCCCCGATCCGCCTCCCGGAACATGTGTCTGTGCAGGTGGTCATCGTCAAG aaaagagaaggcATGCTTCAGGCATCACATGTGACAAAGGAGCTTACCACCACCACAGA aaTGATGATGGGAAGATTTG aaAGAGATGCCTTTGATACCCTCCTGGATCATGCACCCGACAAACTTAATGTTGTTAAAAAG TCTCTCATTACCTTCGTGAACAAACACCTTAATAAGCTAAACCTGGAGGTGACTGAACTGGAAACTCAG TTTGCAGATGGTGTGTATTTAGTGCTGCTGATGGGACTGTTGGAGAACTACTTTGTTCCTCTCTACAACTTTTTTCTCACCCCTGAGAACTTTGATCAGAAG GTTCATAATGTGGCCTTTGCCTTTGAGCTCATGCAGGATGGGGGACTGAAGAAACCGAAAGCTCGCCCAGAAG ATGTTGTCAACTTGAATCTGAAGTCCACCCTGAGGGTGCTGTACAACTTGTTCACGAATTACAAGAACGTGGAGTGA